The following are encoded in a window of Francisella tularensis subsp. tularensis genomic DNA:
- a CDS encoding SDR family oxidoreductase produces MAYDNVKFPHGSFFLVTGGAGFIGSNLCEVLLSKGYRVRCLDDLSNGHYHNVEPFLTNSNYEFIKGDIRDLDTCMKACEGIDYVLHQAAWGSVPRSIEMPLVYEDINVKGTLNMLEAARQNNVKKFVYASSSSVYGDEPNLPKKEGREGNVLSPYAFTKKANEEWARLYTKLYGLDTYGLRYFNVFGRRQDPNGAYAAVIPKFIKQLLNDEAPTINGDGKQSRDFTYIENVIEANLKACLADSKYAGESFNIAYGGREYLIDLYYNLCDALGKKIEPNFGPDRAGDIKHSNADISKARNMLGYNPEYDFELGIKHAVEWYLIN; encoded by the coding sequence ACGATAATGTTAAATTTCCTCATGGTTCGTTTTTTTTGGTGACTGGAGGTGCAGGTTTTATTGGCTCTAATTTATGTGAAGTTTTACTTAGTAAGGGTTATAGAGTTAGGTGTTTAGATGATCTCTCAAATGGTCACTATCACAATGTTGAGCCGTTTTTAACTAATTCTAATTATGAGTTTATAAAAGGTGATATTAGAGATTTAGATACTTGCATGAAAGCTTGTGAAGGTATTGATTATGTTCTACATCAAGCTGCTTGGGGAAGCGTACCAAGAAGTATTGAGATGCCATTAGTGTATGAAGATATAAATGTTAAAGGTACATTAAATATGCTTGAAGCGGCTAGACAAAATAACGTTAAAAAATTTGTCTATGCTTCTAGTTCATCAGTATATGGTGATGAGCCAAATTTACCTAAAAAAGAAGGTAGAGAAGGAAATGTTTTATCACCCTATGCATTTACAAAGAAAGCTAATGAAGAGTGGGCGAGACTATACACAAAGTTATATGGTCTAGATACTTATGGTCTAAGATATTTTAATGTTTTCGGTAGAAGACAAGATCCTAATGGTGCGTATGCAGCAGTTATACCTAAATTTATCAAACAGTTATTAAATGATGAAGCGCCAACTATAAATGGAGATGGTAAACAGTCGAGAGATTTTACATATATAGAGAATGTTATTGAGGCAAATCTTAAAGCATGTTTAGCAGATAGTAAGTATGCCGGAGAGTCTTTTAATATAGCTTATGGAGGTAGAGAGTATCTTATAGATTTGTACTATAATCTTTGTGATGCCTTGGGTAAAAAAATAGAGCCAAATTTTGGTCCAGATAGAGCGGGTGATATTAAGCATAGTAATGCTGATATTTCGAAGGCTAGGAATATGCTCGGATATAATCCGGAATATGATTTTGAATTAGGCATAAAGCATGCTGTTGAGTGGTATTTAATTAATTAA